Below is a window of Pagrus major chromosome 21, Pma_NU_1.0 DNA.
ggttttatactactgttttcacatatgcagtagtactccccaagacctgtaaacacactttaatgtgtaaaaggtgttatgtttaaataatacatttctttaaataatgcttacaataaaaataattatttccaaAGGTCAGATTGAAACTGTTGTTTGCATTCACATCACTTTACACTTTGCTGTAGTTAACACATTTCTCACCGGTTGCCTCCACCATTCCTTCCAGGATGACAACGATCTCAAAGTCCTCCTTCTCCAGCTGCGCCTGCGACATGTCCCAGAAGGGCGAATGTGCGTCAATCTCGTGGGAGATCACCAGCGGCGAAACCAGGAAGAGGCGATCATCACCTGTCTCAAAGCCCACGCTGATGTCTGTCTGGTCCAGAGGGATGAACTCACCTGATGGACACAATAAAATGGAGAGTTGAGAAAAaggaacaggaggagaaatgtgttaaaaagaGGCGTTCTTTCTCTATATGGGATGCTGATTCAATAATGCACtcaaaaaaagtgaaattgcattaaaaaatagactaaataaaaGAATTTAAAGAAGCAAGAGTTCTTATAATTTGGTAATTTTCCACTTCTGGTATTTGTAGTAGAGGTGCTGTAGTTGTCATAGTAGAAACAGTAGTAACTGTTCAAGTTGTAGTAGTAGACGTCGTTGTTGTAGTCATAGTGGTCACATTATTAATGGTAGTGAGTAAAACATGTACCAATACTGTCAGTTATTGTCTTATCTGGTAGTCTCACCCTCCTGAGTCTGTTTGGACTTGATGAGCTTGGCCCTCATGTTGGCCCCTACGATATGGGAGCTCCGCAGGTCGCCCACCCTGAACATCAGACAGAGCTTGTCATCTCTCAGAGAGATGACGGCATGTTTGGAGAACACCAGCGTCTCCGCCCGTTTATTGGGTTGTGAGATCTTCACGAACATACAGCCGACCTGGACAGCAAGGAAAGAGGGCAGTTGTGAAGGTTAAAGGAGATGTGAAACAGAggctgagcagagcagaggattattgaaaaataaatgacttctCATGCTTTTCATAATTAACACAGAATTTACAGCTGCAAGAATTAATTGTGAGTGCTgaaaacaaagcattttttcTGTAGAGCTTCCTTTCCCAGTTTACAGTGTTTAAAAAACAGACTTGACACTTAAATTAACCTCAGActcagtcattttttaatatgCATACATTTCCATCAGTCGCTAATATGGCATGTGTCCAGCTCACAAACATGCATAAACATGATTCTGCCTGGACATCAGTGTTTGGATATGTCTTCATCAAAAGAGTGCTTACCTCATGGGAAAAATCGAGCCTCATCAGCacttttaaagtaaatattctcTTCCAGGAGTCATACTATCTGCAGCGTTTTAGTGTCATTTCGTCTGCacagtatttaaaatgtgtatattcatttttttatttaattcagcTGAACAGACAGGCGACTTCTTTATAATCAGACAGACTCAGGTCAAACATTATTTACATgtacttcaatatttgtttttcttcagcctTTCAGAAATGTGGGGTTTTGCCAAATGGAATTAGATTATATGAAGATTTGAACTTGGATTTGATTTCAGAATCCAAAAGCcaattttgtttgttcttaatttttatttaaCCTCCTGACCTCCTGATGGGCTATAGTAGGTTTGACAATTGCTATGTGTTAGACTCGGGTCTGTGAACATAACTATAACAAGAGTTTTGAAATACTTTAATGTAAAATTTTCTGGTCTGTGCTGTAATTTTAGATTTCAAAACAATATActgaaacattttgttaatACATTTCTCTGTAAATTAAATTCTTCTAAATCTATGTTAAGTCTAACAGActtaaaatcaaaatattgtgtAAGATGCAAGagggaaaataacattttattttcttggaGCCTCAGTACAGAAAATGTCCTCCCTGCTTGACCTAACTTAAGTTTCAAAGACAGGAAAAAACCCTCATCAGCAAGCTAATATcaatgttagcttctccaacaggctaacgCCAgggttagcttctccaacaggatAACGCCAgggttagcttctccaacaggctaacatcaatgTAGCTTCAATGTTATCTTCTTAAACAGGCCAACAATGGAGCGTCTCCAACTGTTACCATTTGAGTAGTCtttcaatcattttattttgaattttgagaTTCCTAATTAAGGAAATTATTCAGTTACGACGGTTCTTTAAAAGGTGAATCGCTATCCTAAGATATGAcaggatttttttctaaaatacggttaggaaacattttctgtaatACCAAAAATCCTAAATGTCAGCCTAAACTAAGAAAAGGTAGGGTTTCAGCCTAAGGAAGTTTCTGTAATGAATCTGATCATTTTTGCTATTAACAACTACCAATGTTTTCTCATTATGAGTTGTCTATTTCTCAGTCATGCCCCAGCTCTGGTGCTCACCATGAAGGCGTTGACCATTGAGCCCAGTATAgcttgcagcagcagcagcatggtgCCCACTGGACACTGGTCCGTGATGACACGGTGGCCATAGCCAATGGTGGTCTCTGTCTCGATGGAGAAGAGGAAGGCCGAGATGAAGCCGTTGACATTGTTGACGCACGGCGTCCACGTCTCATCCTCCAGATGGTCCAGATCACCCCTTGGGAGGTAAAGAAGGAGAAGGTGTGAGAAAGGGAAGGGGGGAGGGTGACAAAGTGGGTGTCAAGAGGGAAATAATAGACAGAGAGCGAGAAGATTTATATTTTCAGACCGGAGGTGCAGAAATATATGTAAGATGACTCATCTCTCCCCTTATATTTACAATCTCCTTCAGCTAATTCTCATAATGAATAGGAAGTAATCCTATCTCTCATATTAACCACGATGATCAACCTAACGGTCATGCTGTCACTTTTTCTCAACACTGCAAAAACATTCGTTTTCCCATCATATATCATTACATGAAGCGCCTTCACTGCATCCGCTGGTTTCTCAGTTTAGTGCCACTAAAAGTCTGCAGATTTTCTTTCAAACTACTCACTACACAGGCTAATGTCCCTGATTAACACCGCTCCagccagagagggagagctaATTAATGAAAGTGGTGTTAAGTAATTTATATAATCTATGACTTTTATTGACCTGTGTTGGTGACCAAGGAATTGCAGCACCACCGACAGCTCTCTGGCACAGCTTAAGGTGGCCTGTAATTGATATAAAGAGGTCACGATTTTACGAGACGAATACGTTAGCTAATTAGAGCTTCGATCCAGCAGACACATCTTGTGAAGAGGTAACACATCATGATGAAATAGGCTGTAATATTAATACTGCTTTGTCATCTGCTTTTTTGgctgaagatttttttttgcgtTCGttgcagaaatgtcttgcaATGCTGGACACTCGATCGCAGCATCATCATCCCATCATCTTTGAGTAGATCAAAAGTTAGCATTGCCTTGTGATGATTTAAttgaaggaatagttcaacattttggaaatacGACCTCTCCCTGTCTTGAGAAGATCAGGACCACTCTCGTATCTGTCGAGTAGACTTGAAATTGGAGCCAagagatggttagcttagcttcgcaCAGATACTGGAAACagatggaaacagctagcctgcctTTGTCCAAGGCTAGGTCAAAAAGAAATATCTGCCAGCAATTGTCTATAAAGCTCATTAATTAACTCTTTAAATCTTGAATGTTACACCTCATTTTTTGTGTGCCTGAAACAAAGCTAAAATTAACAAATGTCaaacttctcctttaaaggtACACTATGCAGGATTGAGGGTTGGGCCGATAGACAGCGCCATCGTCCATGTCCAATCTCTGACAGTCATCGACAATTGAGCCCGAAAGGACGCAAAAAAATAGTGTGACCCCTTggagttgtaaagtcagagtttgGTGTTTGTGACGtggaagggaaaaagaaaagaagtttgtTGCTGCCTATTGGTGGCAGCTGTTCTTCTTTTCTATGGGCCAccgtttgtgtgtttttgccaaTCGTGCTTctgttatttgcattttattagcttagcttagtataGCAGTGACTTTTGAGCTTGCTCTTTATCATTGGGATTTAGCAACGGTCACGTTCAAGCAGAGTGAAAATCTGCAGACTCCTCTCTGGCTCATGACTGAACACATCTAAAATAAACCCGTTCTGCCCCCTTTGCTCAACAATCTTACCGACAGTAGGCTATGAGGTACCAGATGGCCCCGAAGAAGAGCCATGTGACCGCGTAGGCCATGACGAAGACGAAGAGTGAGCAGCGCCAGTTGAGGTCCACCAGCGTGGTGAAGATGTCAGTCAGGTAGCGGTAAGTCTCCTGCATGTTGCCGTGCTGCACGTTGCAGCGACCGTTCTTCTCCACATAGCGCTGTCTCTTACGCCGAGTGCGGGCTGGTGGAGAGgcgagaggaggggagaagcGACAGGTTATGTAGGGCTGGAAGATTGAAGATCTTGCTCTTATGGAAAAGTGGAAGTTTTGGTGTTTTCTATACTTGAAACAATGTTGAAGAGGAGTCGTCATAGGTGCCTTAGTTGCATGACCCtaaattgcaaaaaaaacctttgaaaACCTCTTCGCAGGCTTCGAAGACACATGCAAGGCTGCCTTTTAAAATTTCAGAACGGTTTAGTTATTTGAAGATATAAGTCTGACTGCAGTCAGAGGATTGGAGTTGAATGATGGCACATCGAGACACTGGAGGATGAACAGAGAAGGGTGCCAAGGGACAAAACTACTTAGAGAGATGCAGTGTGGCTCAGAGGAAAAATCAGGCTGCTGAAGAGGGGATAAcggaaatgaaaacagacagatgagaagaagagaggagatgaagtACGACAGGACAACTTCATCAAACACTCGGCGGAGGGAAGCTACAACATTGGACTTAAGTCGCTGTACAACCCTAAAGGCATCTGATGATATTTGTTCATGTAGAGATCCTTTTTAATGTGGGTGCACCCAGCCAGAACTGAGATTGTGACACATGCCGGATGAAAAACTACTCCACTACTACCATTCAGCTTTTTGTCACTTAGATCGACAAAAACAATGTGTATCAATCCGTGTCAGTCGTATCTTatggtttaaaggaacagtccagGCCAATTTGTCAGTCCCTTCACCTTTTCAATGACATATTTGCTATTATATTCGTGCAAATTGATGCCTCAAGAAATAAAGTCCTTGCTCTTTGAGAAAGTTACACTAACGGGACATCTGCCATTCATGTTTTATCTTCGTACGCTCCACTGTAGCTTAATCGAAAATGTGTCCTGTTTTGTGCTTCTGGCAGGAAAGCTCACACAAAATCAATGAGCGTCCAGTTCTTTCAGCAACAGTGTTTTGGGGGGTTTTAGGGTTGATTTTTCCTTTCACAAAGATGTACAGTGAAGAAGAGATAAACTGGAGCAAACAAGGGGCGAGACCGTCAAAATCACTGAAGGATGAAGCGCTGCAGCACAGTCCAAATTAGAGATTCACAACTATTCCAAGAGTGacggggaggagaaggaggtgcgAGGAGAAAAGGTTGATCCAGACTCGAGCGTCAGTCAACAGCTCCCAATCTCTAGAGGAGTTGGTGATGACGTTCTTTCAATCAGTCGGTTATCTCAACTCTTTAATGAAGTGAATACAAAGTGGATCAAACATTGAGTCACTCACCCCACCCGAATCGTCCCCTCTTCTCCTCCGGCCCCTGGGTCTTCTTCCTGTGCTGATTGGCATTGGCCTCCCGCTCCGCCAACTTGGCCTGGAACGACCTGCTGACCTTGGCCAAGGGAGGAGGGGACGGTGCCGTCTCCGTGGTGACGACGGGGCCCAGCTCCTCCGATAGGTTGAAGACTCCGGTGGAGGCGGTGGCCTCGGTGGCcacttccacctcctccccttccccctTGTCTTCCACAGGGAGCGAGAGGGTGTCCGGGCGGGAGGGGAAGACCGAGTTCTCCAGCGCCATGGCccgtgtgtgtgaatgtgtgtgtgtgtcaggtgtatTAGCGTGTTATTGATATCCTCCCTATGGCAGACTCTGTCCAGTGGTTATTGATTGGACCATTTGTTTGCTTGACTGAAGCCTGGAATAAAGAAGAACACAATGACGTGTCACAGTAATTCACTGACAAATGattttttgaaaagaaagaggTCCCCAGGAGTTATCTCCTCAGAAACTCAACACACTTTTGCTTTTCCTACATTAACAACAAGGCCTGTAGAGTATCTGACGTCCTGCCGCTGACTCTTTCATCATTACATCCCCATTAGAGTCAAaaaatgaggaaggaaatcACAATTGTGGGGCTGATCACACACAGTTATAAgacataataatacaataagACATGTGAGAtctctttctttaaaaacaagagCCACTTGTGcctctctggtgtgtgtgtgtgctggataAGTGCACTCACAGCTGTGTTAAAACGTGTTGGATTTGCTACAGGCCTGCAGTAATTTCTTACATAAGTTATATACATGAGAAACTGCGTTAAATATGTATGTGGACAGTGAGACACTGATGTGCACAGTAAAATGGAGTCCTAGCCCCTCTGTAGCCAGAGATGATGTGCGTCCACTCGGACAACTGGCGGATGGATGGACGCAAGAGGAGACTGATGGTGACAATCAAGATGACGCACTACGCCTGATGGATGGATCAGAAACAGGCTCTATTAaaggctgtgtgtctgtcagccaGCCAATAGGCTCCACAAACCGAAAAGGCTAATTTAGCTTGTGGATTCGTGTCAGGAGAGCTGAGaacgagcaaaaaaaaaaaaatcttacctGCTCAGCGAAGCAACTTGTAGATGTGTAAGAGCTGATGTTGTATCATAAGAACAACGGAAATCTGGTCCAAGAACGAACCGCGATTGGCAGCCTCGGTCCAATGACACCCATTTCTTGTGTTTACCAGCGACGCAGCATCGGTCCACTCAGGGTCGCTTTTTTttccagggaaaaaaaaggaccaCCTCGATCCGACCTCAGCAatcacattaaattaaaaaaatcaaacactCCATCCGCATAAAAAAAACTGGAAGTAATAATAATTACGGATTATTACGCGCTTGTAGGACATGTGTCGGGCAGCGGACATGCGAAATGGTGGCGACAGGATAACCCGGCAGCGCGGAGAGCTCCATCATCTGTGCATCTGATGGAGGCAGTCAGGTGTGGAGCCACTGAGCGGCGGAGGATGCTGTCATCAGCCCAGCCCCTGTCGACCCTGCCCGCCTCACACACTTGTCATCTCCACAACAGAAGGGACAGCAGAGCTCTGGATCCTGCCTCACATTCAACATCTGCTCACAGCtcagaggagacgaggaaatgcaaaggcctttttttttttttttttgtgacgcaatcataatgtaataacataCATTGCAATGACATTACATACGATATGTCGTGTTTAATATGCGGTGAAAATGACTGGTCTTAAATAAAGcttatttggatttatttttgaacatagagttttattttaatacaaatcCATTcttgcatatattttttttgtctcctctaCAAGGAAATGATTCTCCACgtgataattttttttataaagagcCTTTTTCTTAAACATCTTTTGATATTAGATACAGTCATGATTCATTCTTGTCATCAAAGGTATCAGTGACTTCATTATAATCATAATTAGCGTCATATTCATTAACCGCTGTTCGGCCTCCGGCCTGTAGGTGGCGGTATATGTGTTCACTGGAGCCGGTCATCAGTCCTCCTTTTCCAAGATGTCGGTGTACGGGccagtggtgaaaattcacccCGTAGTTCTCGCTTCTATCTGCGACTCTTACGAGCGGAGAAATGAGGGAGCGAGTCGTGTGATCGGGACCCTGTTGGGTAAGAAAGAAATCTGacatgt
It encodes the following:
- the kcnj9 gene encoding G protein-activated inward rectifier potassium channel 3, coding for MALENSVFPSRPDTLSLPVEDKGEGEEVEVATEATASTGVFNLSEELGPVVTTETAPSPPPLAKVSRSFQAKLAEREANANQHRKKTQGPEEKRGRFGWARTRRKRQRYVEKNGRCNVQHGNMQETYRYLTDIFTTLVDLNWRCSLFVFVMAYAVTWLFFGAIWYLIAYCRGDLDHLEDETWTPCVNNVNGFISAFLFSIETETTIGYGHRVITDQCPVGTMLLLLQAILGSMVNAFMVGCMFVKISQPNKRAETLVFSKHAVISLRDDKLCLMFRVGDLRSSHIVGANMRAKLIKSKQTQEGEFIPLDQTDISVGFETGDDRLFLVSPLVISHEIDAHSPFWDMSQAQLEKEDFEIVVILEGMVEATGMTCQARSSYLGEEVMWGHRFSPMMSLAEGFFDVDYGAFHHTFEVDTPSCSARELSLAAARLDAHLYWSISSRLDEEPTLTNQASKQPDSGSANSKGGEPTFIVGEMTDIQEQTGLGELNGSVATDQSESEA